One genomic window of Hippopotamus amphibius kiboko isolate mHipAmp2 chromosome 10, mHipAmp2.hap2, whole genome shotgun sequence includes the following:
- the DNAJC28 gene encoding dnaJ homolog subfamily C member 28: MNTTYVMMAEILRSHLIKASIIPNRMKMGPYLGAIRTRMMSTHKSEKKMREYYTLLNLDEGCSADDVRESFRKLAKQYHPDGGSSTADSATFIRIEEAYRKVLPHAIEQTNARQSKVEETEEEEEEKFKYKTPQHRHYLSFEGIGFGTPSQREKQYRQFRADRATEQVMEYQKQKLQSQYFTDSVIVKDVRYSKEQKITQAIERLVEDLIQESMAKGDFDNLSGKGKPLKKFSGCSYIDPMTHNLNRILIDNGYQPEWILMQKEIKDTIDQLREAILVSRKKLGNPMTATELKQWNQVCEQFQENIKKLNKRINDFNLIVPLLTRQKVHFDAQKEIARAQEIYETLMNTKEVTDKNPNNIDQGEGEKTPGVKTGFFNWMNVWKFIKI; this comes from the coding sequence ATGAACACAACGTATGTGATGATGGCTGAAATCTTAAGATCTCATCTAATAAAAGCTTCCATTATTCCTAACCGAATGAAAATGGGTCCATACCTTGGTGCCATTAGAACTAGAATGATGTCAACTCATAAATCCGAAAAGAAGATGAGAGAATATTATACGCTGCTGAATCTGGATGAAGGATGCTCTGCAGATGATGTCAGGGAATCTTTTCGTAAGCTTGCCAAGCAGTACCATCCAGATGGTGGCTCTAGTACTGCTGATTCTGCAACATTTATAAGGATCGAAGAAGCTTATAGAAAGGTGCTTCCCCACGCGATAGAACAAACAAATGCCAGGCAGAGTAAagttgaagaaacagaagaagaagaagaagaaaaattcaaatataaaacacCTCAACACCGGCATTATTTAAGTTTTGAGGGTATTGGTTTTGGGACTCCAAGTCAACGAGAGAAGCAGTATAGGCAATTTAGGGCAGACCGTGCAACTGAGCAAGTGATGGAATACCAAAAGCAGAAACTGCAAAGCCAGTATTTCACTGATAGTGTAATTGTTAAAGATGTAAGATACAGTAAGGAACAAAAGATAACTCAAGCAATAGAGCGTTTGGTGGAGGATCTTATTCAGGAATCAATGGCCAAAGGAGACTTTGACAATCTCAGTGGGAAAGGAAAACCTCTCAAAAAATTTTCTGGCTGTTCATATATTGATCCCATGACTCACAACCTGAACAGAATATTGATAGATAATGGATACCAACCAGAATGGATCCTaatgcaaaaggaaataaaggataCTATTGATCAACTTAGAGAGGCAATTTTAGTTTCAAGGAAAAAACTTGGAAATCCAATGACAGCAACTGAACTTAAACAGTGGAACCAAGTTTGTGAGCAGTTTCAAGAAAAcatcaaaaaactaaacaagcgaattaatgattttaatttaattgttcCCCTCCTGACCAGACAAAAAGTCCATTTTGATGCACAGAAAGAAATTGCCAGAGCCCAGGAAATATATGAGACCCTTATGAACACAAAAGAAGTCACGGATAAAAACCCAAATAACATTGatcagggagaaggagagaaaacacCTGGAGTCAAGACAGGTTTCTTTAACTGGATGAATGTgtggaaatttattaaaatatga